A region of Argentina anserina chromosome 5, drPotAnse1.1, whole genome shotgun sequence DNA encodes the following proteins:
- the LOC126794338 gene encoding protein BREAKING OF ASYMMETRY IN THE STOMATAL LINEAGE, which produces MCTPWTITKLVKKDCASCFLACRFPLDDEAVDDRGRYATTTPPQLPITNMAFDYQRDSGGNEGIRNKNMSPSRHKSSYPSARRRLNHDPTQVREITSTSTSISSSASRRVRYKSSSEESSCRQPPHFADDDQDYIVFCFKEDGAFEVTKNFKPKGQNSMDSTSSSKNSRQINRKNEDEEGKNIRLHTKATPPSSMGEVSEESSDSNQSAHSTASFAFPLLDMEWSGSPVHMPKPEGLDLRKHKARCIGLHFPCCRF; this is translated from the exons ATGTGCACACCATGGACGATAACAAAGCTAGTGAAGAAGGACTGTGCTTCATGCTTCTTGGCTTGCAGGTTTCCTCTAG ATGATGAAGCAGTTGATGACCGTGGAAGGTATGCTACAACAACACCACCTCAGTTGCCAATAACAAACATGGCCTTCGATTATCAGCGTGATTCTGGAGGAAATGAGGGTATTAGGAACAAGAACATGTCCCCCTCTCGCCACAAAAGTTCATACCCATCAGCTCGAAGGCGACTGAATCATGATCCTACACAGGTTAGAGAGATTACTAGTACAAGCACTAGTATCAGTAGTAGTGCTTCCAGGCGAGTTCGATACAAGAGTAGCTCTGAAGAATCAAGCTGCAGGCAGCCACCACATTTCGCAGACGATGATCAAGACTACATTGTGTTCTGCTTCAAAGAAGATGGAGCGTTCGAAGTTACGAAAAATTTCAAACCAAAAGGACAGAATTCCATGGACAGCACCTCATCATCAAAAAACTCGAGGCAGATCAATCGAAAG AATGAAGATGAGGAAGGAAAGAACATACGCTTGCATACAAAAGCAACTCCTCCTAGTAGCATGGGAGAGGTCTCTGAAGAATCGAGTGACTCTAATCAATCGGCCCACAGCACAGCCTCTTTCGCATTCCCCTT GTTGGATATGGAATGGTCAGGGAGCCCTGTCCACATGCCTAAACCAGAAGGGCTGGACTTGAGAAAACACAAGGCTCGGTGCATAGGCCTTCACTTTCCGTGTTGTAGATTCTGA